A single window of Leptolyngbya ohadii IS1 DNA harbors:
- the cax gene encoding calcium/proton exchanger has product MSIKNLTSFGLLIFIPISIAAEKLEWGALVVFITAAIAIVPLAIWLSTATEEVAVVSGPSIGGLLNAVFGNATELIIALVALKEGLVDIVKASITGTIISNLLLVMGLSMLLGGLRYKEQEFKPIVARVNGSTMTLAVTAIVLPATVISTSQGVAPQAISQLSATVAIVLIAVYALTLLFSLKTHSYLYEVGLVELEAGESGEHQEKPNLVLWIGVLLVATIGVAFESEIFVGAVEEATAGLGLTPLFTGVILLPLVGGAAEYVTAVRVAMKNNMDLSVSVAMGSSLLVALLVAPLLVLVGQAIGQPMDLNFNLFEVVAVTIAVIIANLISLDGRSNWLEGVLLLATYTVLGAAFYFHPPIGLAVN; this is encoded by the coding sequence ATGTCGATTAAAAATTTGACCTCATTTGGTTTACTCATCTTTATCCCCATTTCGATCGCCGCTGAGAAGCTGGAATGGGGTGCCTTAGTCGTCTTCATCACGGCTGCTATTGCGATCGTGCCGCTGGCAATCTGGCTCAGTACGGCAACCGAAGAAGTGGCGGTGGTGTCTGGTCCCTCGATCGGCGGACTGCTAAATGCCGTCTTTGGCAACGCAACCGAGCTGATTATTGCCCTGGTTGCCCTGAAGGAAGGCTTGGTTGATATCGTGAAAGCCAGCATTACCGGGACGATTATCAGTAACCTGCTGCTGGTGATGGGACTCTCGATGCTGCTGGGCGGACTGCGTTACAAAGAACAGGAATTTAAGCCGATCGTGGCACGGGTGAACGGCTCCACAATGACCCTGGCAGTGACGGCGATCGTGCTTCCGGCAACGGTGATTTCCACCTCGCAGGGGGTTGCACCCCAGGCAATCAGTCAATTATCCGCAACGGTGGCGATCGTCCTGATTGCGGTCTATGCCCTGACCCTGCTGTTTTCCCTCAAAACCCACAGCTATCTGTACGAAGTGGGATTGGTGGAACTGGAAGCAGGCGAATCGGGAGAACATCAGGAAAAGCCCAACCTGGTGCTGTGGATTGGGGTACTGCTGGTCGCGACGATCGGGGTTGCCTTTGAGTCTGAGATTTTTGTGGGTGCGGTCGAAGAAGCCACTGCCGGACTGGGTCTGACTCCCCTCTTTACAGGTGTCATTTTGCTGCCGCTGGTGGGGGGTGCCGCTGAATACGTGACGGCTGTACGGGTAGCCATGAAAAACAATATGGATCTGTCCGTTTCCGTGGCGATGGGATCGAGCCTGCTGGTTGCCCTGCTGGTCGCGCCGCTTCTCGTCCTGGTGGGTCAAGCGATCGGACAGCCGATGGATCTGAACTTCAATTTGTTTGAAGTTGTTGCCGTCACGATCGCCGTTATTATTGCCAACCTGATCAGCCTCGACGGGCGATCGAACTGGCTGGAGGGTGTTCTCCTACTGGCAACCTACACCGTTCTGGGAGCCGCTTTCTACTTCCATCCGCCGATCGGGCTTGCGGTCAATTAA
- a CDS encoding ABC transporter substrate-binding protein, producing the protein MRKIAYLFRRIFYDRETEWGNVMRKVIGNLVRKGIQAVHRTIGSARISRFWQRGAAIGLAVMLTAIGLSSCNPARMRSQAASTPRLVISELSEPKTFNPVTSQEVTSIFGLTYDSLLSSNGLTGDLEPGFAESWEISPDQKQITFLMREGLKWSDGAPLTVDDVLFTFNDLLFNPKIPSSEADILRVGEQGIFPTVEKVDDRRVRFTVPEPFAPILRFAGGIPILPKHALEKSVTTLDGNGNPQFLSTWGTDTDPKELVGSGPYKISSYRVGERIIFDRNPNYWRKDAQGNPQPYIDQFVIQIVESTDAQLTQFRSRGLDVAGVTPDYFRLIKREEDRGNFTIYNGGPALTSLFMAFNLNQGTRNGKPLVDPIKSRWFNSLEFRQAVAHAIDRPTMINNIYQGLGVPQNSPINIQSPFYLPPEKGLPTYEYNIEQAKALLQKAGFKYNAQGQLLDADGNRVRFTMSTNAGNKIREASGSQIKQNLARIGIQVDFQPVAFNTLVRQMSDSLDWETMIMGLGGAGTEPDGGRNVWSPEGQLHLFNQNSSEGQTPIEGRVIADWEAEIGRLYVRGSQELNEERRKEIYNEIQKLTQQYVPMIYLVNPLALSAVRNDIEGVQFSALGGSLWNVYELKLDRG; encoded by the coding sequence ATGCGAAAAATTGCCTATCTGTTTCGCCGGATCTTCTATGATCGAGAGACAGAATGGGGCAATGTTATGCGGAAGGTCATCGGGAATCTTGTGCGAAAGGGGATTCAAGCTGTTCACCGGACGATCGGGTCGGCTCGAATTTCTCGCTTCTGGCAGCGGGGAGCGGCGATTGGACTGGCGGTCATGCTAACGGCGATCGGCTTATCGTCCTGTAATCCGGCGAGAATGCGATCTCAGGCGGCAAGTACCCCCCGACTGGTCATCAGTGAGCTGAGCGAACCAAAGACCTTTAACCCGGTGACGAGCCAGGAAGTCACCAGCATTTTTGGGCTGACCTACGATAGCCTGCTGTCCTCCAACGGTCTGACGGGAGACCTGGAGCCGGGATTTGCAGAGTCCTGGGAGATTTCGCCTGACCAGAAGCAAATTACCTTTCTGATGCGGGAAGGTCTGAAGTGGTCGGACGGTGCGCCGCTGACCGTAGACGATGTGCTGTTTACCTTTAACGATTTGCTGTTTAATCCCAAAATTCCCAGCAGCGAAGCCGATATTCTGCGGGTCGGGGAACAGGGTATCTTCCCCACAGTGGAAAAGGTGGACGATCGCCGCGTTCGTTTTACCGTCCCGGAACCCTTTGCCCCGATTCTGCGGTTTGCAGGCGGTATTCCAATTCTGCCGAAGCACGCTCTAGAAAAGTCCGTGACCACCCTGGACGGCAATGGGAATCCCCAATTCCTCTCTACCTGGGGCACCGATACCGATCCGAAGGAACTGGTGGGCAGCGGTCCCTACAAAATTAGCAGCTATCGCGTGGGTGAGCGGATTATCTTCGATCGCAATCCCAACTACTGGCGTAAAGATGCCCAGGGCAACCCGCAGCCCTACATCGATCAGTTCGTGATCCAGATTGTCGAATCCACCGATGCCCAGTTGACCCAGTTTCGATCGCGTGGCTTAGACGTAGCAGGCGTGACGCCGGACTATTTTCGCCTGATTAAGCGAGAGGAAGACCGGGGGAACTTCACGATTTATAACGGCGGTCCTGCCCTCACCTCGCTGTTTATGGCGTTTAACCTGAATCAGGGCACCCGCAACGGCAAACCCCTGGTCGATCCGATTAAGTCCCGCTGGTTTAACTCGCTGGAGTTCCGACAGGCAGTGGCTCACGCGATCGATCGCCCCACGATGATCAACAACATCTATCAGGGGTTGGGCGTGCCGCAAAATTCACCGATTAACATTCAGAGTCCTTTCTACCTGCCGCCCGAAAAGGGCTTGCCCACCTACGAGTACAACATTGAGCAGGCAAAGGCGCTGCTGCAAAAGGCTGGATTTAAGTACAATGCCCAGGGACAGCTTCTGGATGCAGACGGGAATCGGGTACGGTTCACCATGAGCACAAACGCAGGCAACAAAATCCGGGAAGCCAGCGGTTCCCAGATCAAGCAAAACCTGGCAAGGATTGGCATTCAGGTAGATTTTCAGCCCGTCGCCTTTAATACCCTGGTTCGTCAGATGTCCGATAGTCTGGACTGGGAGACGATGATTATGGGCTTGGGCGGTGCCGGAACCGAGCCGGATGGGGGTCGAAATGTCTGGTCGCCAGAAGGACAGCTTCACCTGTTTAACCAGAATTCCAGCGAAGGACAAACACCGATCGAAGGACGGGTCATCGCCGACTGGGAAGCGGAAATCGGACGGCTTTATGTGAGGGGCAGCCAGGAACTCAACGAAGAGAGACGCAAGGAAATCTACAACGAAATCCAGAAGCTCACCCAGCAGTACGTGCCAATGATTTATCTGGTGAACCCGCTTGCCCTCTCTGCGGTGCGAAATGACATTGAAGGCGTTCAGTTTTCGGCGCTAGGCGGCTCGCTCTGGAATGTGTATGAGCTGAAGCTCGATCGCGGTTGA
- a CDS encoding rhodanese-like domain-containing protein codes for MNLFFGIIPTPPPLRAKSRVYDLKARLDWGKPALTIIDVRDRSAFQLSHLLGAINMPLEELVDRALMSLELTRDIYVYSDMDEEAAAAAAALRNAGYFNVAELQGGLPAWKAVGYPIESGMFWLGA; via the coding sequence ATGAATTTATTCTTCGGGATTATTCCGACCCCACCTCCGCTACGGGCAAAATCGCGTGTGTATGACTTGAAAGCGCGTCTGGATTGGGGAAAACCTGCTCTAACGATCATTGATGTTCGTGATCGATCGGCGTTTCAACTTAGCCATTTGCTCGGCGCAATCAATATGCCGCTGGAGGAATTAGTCGATCGGGCATTAATGAGCCTGGAACTGACGCGGGACATTTACGTTTACAGCGACATGGACGAGGAAGCGGCAGCAGCAGCAGCAGCTCTCAGAAATGCGGGCTATTTTAATGTGGCTGAGCTTCAGGGCGGTTTGCCTGCGTGGAAGGCAGTCGGGTATCCGATCGAGTCTGGGATGTTCTGGCTGGGAGCTTAA
- a CDS encoding transposase family protein encodes MPYRELERLSAGEFKRLCGVSRQTFDEMVEELRPHLERQGKRGGQNKLSVEDQLLVALEYWREYRTQFHIGTSWGMHETTVGRIIRKVEDILVKCGKFRLPSQRQLYQPGWEWKVLLVDVGEVEIERPKKNRNATTVASKNAIR; translated from the coding sequence ATGCCCTACCGAGAACTGGAACGCCTGAGTGCCGGAGAATTCAAGCGATTGTGCGGCGTAAGCCGTCAGACTTTCGACGAAATGGTCGAGGAGTTGCGTCCCCACCTGGAACGCCAGGGCAAGCGAGGCGGACAAAACAAGCTGAGTGTAGAAGACCAACTGCTGGTGGCATTGGAATATTGGCGGGAGTATCGCACCCAATTTCACATCGGCACGAGTTGGGGGATGCATGAAACGACAGTAGGGCGCATCATCAGGAAAGTCGAAGACATCCTCGTCAAATGCGGCAAGTTTCGCTTACCGAGCCAGCGGCAGTTGTACCAACCGGGCTGGGAATGGAAGGTGCTGCTGGTGGATGTGGGCGAGGTCGAAATCGAACGCCCGAAAAAAAACAGAAACGCTACTACAGTGGCAAGCAAAAATGCCATACGCTGA
- a CDS encoding transposase family protein, producing MEGAAGGCGRGRNRTPEKKQKRYYSGKQKCHTLKAQLLVDFDTGQVIATATDKGKTHDFKLLKRSRLPFVSSQLCLADRGYQGFAKRHAGACTPTKKPRKQPLAPDEKQHNRALAKLRVRVEHVIRRFKVFRIFSGRYRNRRRRFGLRLNLIAGLLNYELAHPS from the coding sequence ATGGAAGGTGCTGCTGGTGGATGTGGGCGAGGTCGAAATCGAACGCCCGAAAAAAAACAGAAACGCTACTACAGTGGCAAGCAAAAATGCCATACGCTGAAGGCGCAACTGCTGGTGGATTTTGACACGGGGCAAGTGATTGCCACCGCCACTGACAAAGGCAAGACCCATGACTTCAAACTGCTCAAGCGCAGCCGTTTACCCTTTGTTTCATCGCAGTTATGTTTAGCCGACCGAGGGTATCAGGGGTTTGCCAAGCGTCACGCGGGGGCTTGTACGCCCACCAAGAAGCCGCGCAAGCAGCCATTAGCTCCAGACGAAAAGCAGCATAATCGGGCATTAGCCAAACTGCGGGTGCGAGTCGAGCATGTGATTCGTCGCTTCAAGGTGTTTCGCATCTTCTCAGGACGCTACCGCAATCGAAGGCGGCGATTTGGCTTGCGCTTGAACTTGATTGCGGGACTGCTCAACTACGAACTGGCACATCCCTCCTGA
- a CDS encoding type IV pilin-like G/H family protein, protein MAQSKEIQPKTQPKTQPNLIELSKQGDLDALTRLLNQFLQTHQVTAKIARHDRCFKVLLEGTEVPPPLLAKSLQTGLTRLAIPQIDRLEIYAKQTNASAVTWTKTVLLAPSGNVSPFSGFPVSDSAEISPSPANGAKLPAHDSAQESPNETCPRPYFALALLTTVLAFLPLGIAALLFAKRVQPLYQQQDYEGAKSASETAKILCIVGICLASPFYVAIGFLASGYFIFMAAQEKQTNILLELQAKTTVEAINRSQQVYWLENQQFATSFDQLQLSGGQNDRYRYEFAQVQPDRSIVTAIPSRSGLKSFSGIVYAPPTEIVLPANQFLRTSSLQSAICTADRPIAPDQIQLGGDQILCPATP, encoded by the coding sequence ATGGCGCAGTCAAAAGAAATTCAGCCCAAAACTCAGCCCAAAACCCAACCCAACCTGATAGAACTGTCAAAGCAGGGAGATCTGGATGCACTGACCCGTCTGCTGAATCAGTTTCTCCAGACACACCAGGTAACAGCCAAAATTGCCCGGCACGATCGCTGCTTCAAAGTTTTGCTGGAGGGCACAGAGGTTCCGCCGCCATTACTCGCAAAATCCCTCCAGACTGGACTGACCAGACTCGCCATTCCCCAGATCGATCGTTTGGAAATCTACGCCAAACAGACAAATGCCAGCGCAGTCACCTGGACAAAGACCGTTCTGCTTGCGCCCTCTGGGAATGTCTCGCCGTTCAGCGGTTTTCCGGTCAGCGATTCTGCTGAGATCAGCCCTTCCCCTGCCAATGGTGCGAAGCTTCCTGCCCATGATTCCGCCCAGGAAAGCCCAAACGAGACCTGCCCTCGCCCCTATTTTGCCCTTGCCCTGCTAACGACGGTACTGGCATTTCTGCCGCTGGGCATCGCGGCTCTCCTCTTTGCCAAACGCGTGCAACCGCTGTATCAGCAACAGGATTACGAAGGGGCAAAATCTGCCTCCGAAACCGCCAAGATTCTTTGTATTGTGGGCATTTGCCTTGCCAGTCCCTTTTATGTAGCGATCGGCTTTCTGGCGTCTGGCTATTTCATTTTTATGGCAGCTCAGGAAAAGCAAACGAACATACTCCTTGAGTTGCAGGCGAAAACCACAGTCGAGGCAATTAACCGCAGTCAGCAAGTCTACTGGCTGGAGAATCAGCAGTTTGCAACCTCGTTCGATCAGCTTCAGCTTTCGGGGGGACAAAACGACCGTTACCGCTATGAATTTGCCCAGGTACAGCCGGATCGATCGATCGTCACAGCAATTCCCAGTCGCTCCGGACTCAAGAGCTTTAGCGGCATCGTTTACGCACCCCCCACCGAGATCGTTTTGCCCGCCAATCAATTCCTGAGAACCAGTTCGCTGCAATCGGCAATTTGCACAGCGGATCGTCCGATCGCACCTGACCAAATTCAGCTGGGGGGCGATCAAATTCTCTGTCCTGCCACACCATAG
- the minE gene encoding cell division topological specificity factor MinE, translating to MLQQILDRIFPRSTTDKSSRDTARKRLQLVLAHDRIDLSPAMVEKMREEILEVVSRYVEIEPGESEFALENDQRTTVLIANLPIKRVKAEPVGQTPLTENFAPGSEFVADLSEAEFVADLPEAEFVADLPGAEFVTDLAEAAPPAEPPRTSTERPSQDL from the coding sequence ATGCTTCAGCAAATCCTCGATCGCATCTTTCCGCGCAGCACTACCGACAAAAGTAGCCGGGATACCGCCCGCAAGCGGCTCCAGTTGGTTCTGGCGCATGATCGAATTGATTTGTCTCCGGCAATGGTAGAAAAAATGCGGGAGGAAATTCTGGAGGTTGTTTCGCGGTATGTGGAAATCGAGCCGGGCGAGTCGGAGTTTGCGCTGGAGAACGATCAGCGGACGACCGTTTTGATTGCGAATCTGCCGATTAAACGGGTAAAAGCGGAGCCTGTGGGACAAACGCCTCTGACGGAAAATTTCGCTCCTGGCTCGGAGTTTGTTGCTGACCTGTCTGAGGCAGAATTTGTTGCTGATCTGCCTGAGGCAGAATTTGTTGCTGATCTGCCTGGGGCAGAATTTGTGACCGACCTGGCTGAAGCGGCACCGCCCGCAGAACCGCCCAGAACCTCAACTGAGCGACCCTCCCAAGACCTGTAG
- the minD gene encoding septum site-determining protein MinD: MSRIIVMTSGKGGVGKTTCTANLGMALAQRGHKVVVIDADFGLRNLDLLLGLENRIVFTAIEVLAGECRLDQALVKDKRQPNLALLPAAQNRTKESVTPEQMKKLVGALAKVFNYIIIDSPAGIEMGFLNAIAAAKEAIVVTTPEVAAVRDADRVVGLLEANDIKKMHLIVNRIRPAMVEQDMMMSVKDVQEILAIPLIGVVPDDEKVIVSTNRGEPLVLSDTPSLAAAAYANIVRRLDGEEVPFLDLTVPQEDLLSRILRMFRPSRK, translated from the coding sequence ATGAGTCGAATCATTGTCATGACATCGGGTAAGGGAGGCGTTGGCAAGACCACTTGCACTGCCAATCTTGGCATGGCGCTCGCCCAGCGAGGACACAAGGTTGTCGTTATCGACGCCGATTTTGGTCTGCGGAATCTGGATTTGCTGCTGGGACTGGAAAACCGCATCGTGTTTACGGCGATCGAGGTGCTTGCCGGAGAATGTCGGCTGGATCAGGCACTGGTGAAGGATAAGCGTCAGCCCAACCTGGCGTTACTGCCTGCGGCACAAAATCGCACCAAGGAATCCGTGACGCCGGAGCAGATGAAAAAGCTGGTGGGCGCCCTGGCAAAAGTTTTTAACTACATCATTATTGATAGCCCTGCTGGAATCGAAATGGGCTTTTTGAACGCGATCGCCGCTGCGAAGGAAGCCATTGTCGTGACAACGCCAGAAGTGGCTGCGGTACGAGATGCCGATCGGGTTGTGGGTCTGCTGGAAGCAAATGACATTAAGAAGATGCACCTGATCGTCAACCGCATCCGACCTGCAATGGTGGAGCAGGATATGATGATGTCGGTTAAAGATGTTCAGGAAATTCTGGCAATTCCGCTGATTGGCGTTGTTCCTGACGACGAAAAGGTCATTGTTTCCACCAACCGGGGCGAACCGCTGGTTTTGTCCGATACCCCCTCGCTTGCGGCAGCTGCCTACGCCAATATTGTGCGCCGCCTGGACGGAGAAGAAGTTCCTTTCCTGGATCTGACGGTTCCCCAGGAAGATCTGCTGTCCCGGATTCTGAGAATGTTCCGTCCTTCCCGGAAATAG
- the minC gene encoding septum site-determining protein MinC: MQNAAPNPDAKEVPQVRLKGENGRLLLLLPPELDIPGSATSWTDVWQQLKQRLNAGERFWQPKTPVHVIARDRLLDARQLQAIADVLSESDLELKRVYTSRRQTAVAAATIGISVEQQTPIARLSQSSEESGQALAEPLYLETTVRSGVEIRHPGTVVVLGDVNPGSSIIADGDVLVWGTLRGVVQAGASGNMRCLVMALRMEPTQIRIGDLMARAPETPPSQYQPEVAYVMNGSIRIVRRTDFSKDLLFS; encoded by the coding sequence TTGCAAAATGCCGCTCCCAATCCGGATGCCAAGGAAGTGCCCCAGGTTCGCCTTAAAGGGGAGAATGGGCGACTCTTGCTGCTTTTGCCGCCGGAACTCGATATACCCGGTTCCGCAACGTCCTGGACGGATGTTTGGCAGCAGTTAAAGCAACGGTTAAACGCCGGAGAGCGATTCTGGCAACCCAAAACTCCGGTTCATGTGATCGCCCGCGATCGCCTCCTGGATGCGCGTCAACTGCAAGCGATCGCCGATGTTCTCAGCGAGTCTGACCTGGAGCTAAAGCGGGTTTATACCAGCCGTAGACAGACCGCCGTTGCCGCCGCCACGATCGGAATCTCGGTGGAGCAACAGACGCCGATCGCCCGATTAAGCCAGTCCTCGGAAGAAAGCGGGCAGGCTTTGGCAGAGCCGCTGTACCTGGAAACGACCGTTCGTTCGGGCGTAGAAATCCGGCATCCGGGCACGGTGGTTGTGCTGGGCGACGTGAATCCGGGCAGCAGCATTATTGCCGACGGAGATGTGCTGGTCTGGGGAACGCTGCGGGGCGTAGTACAGGCAGGGGCTTCTGGCAACATGCGCTGTTTAGTCATGGCGCTTCGGATGGAACCGACTCAAATCCGGATTGGCGATCTGATGGCACGTGCCCCAGAAACTCCGCCGAGCCAGTACCAGCCAGAGGTCGCATACGTGATGAACGGCAGCATTCGGATTGTTCGCCGCACAGATTTTTCAAAGGATTTGCTGTTTTCCTGA
- a CDS encoding four-carbon acid sugar kinase family protein, whose protein sequence is MTSKPTSKPKIVVLDDDPTGSQTVHSCLLLMKWDVETLRSGLADESPIFFVLTNTRALPPEKALSTTREVCQNLKQAIAQEGITDFLVVSRSDSTLRGHYPIETDAIAEELGSFDAHFLTPAFFEGGRFTRDSIHYLVVNGVPTPVHETEFAKDSVFGYQHSYLPDYVEEKTKGRIAANQVDRFLLSDIRSGTLDRLMQMQNNQCVAVDAETQADLNQFAADVLQAASQGKRFLFRSAASLLTALAALPPQSVAPEDMAAYVRDGKPGAVIVGSHVKKTTEQLEDLLKAPGTEAIEVDVVHLLEESAVERADLLQRTLDRVYEAHTAGKTPVVYTSRQELTFPDIQTRLDFGVAVSTLLMDIEKGLPETIGFLISKGGITSNDTLSTGLALTTARLLGQILPGVSVVRTPDDHSRFPQLPVVLFPGNVGDRSALAEVYRRLRKLN, encoded by the coding sequence ATGACCTCAAAGCCCACCTCAAAGCCCAAAATCGTTGTGCTGGACGATGATCCAACCGGGTCACAGACCGTCCATAGCTGTTTGCTGCTGATGAAGTGGGACGTTGAAACGCTGCGATCGGGCTTAGCCGACGAATCCCCCATCTTCTTTGTGCTGACCAACACCCGCGCCCTCCCCCCAGAAAAAGCCCTCTCCACTACGCGGGAAGTTTGCCAGAACCTTAAGCAGGCAATTGCCCAGGAAGGCATCACAGACTTTCTGGTCGTCAGCCGATCGGACTCCACGCTGCGCGGACATTACCCGATCGAGACAGATGCGATCGCCGAGGAGCTAGGTTCGTTTGATGCCCATTTTCTGACGCCAGCCTTCTTTGAGGGCGGACGCTTCACCCGCGACAGTATTCATTATCTGGTCGTCAATGGGGTTCCCACTCCGGTACACGAAACGGAATTCGCCAAAGATTCAGTCTTCGGCTACCAGCATAGCTACCTGCCCGACTATGTAGAGGAAAAAACGAAGGGACGGATTGCCGCTAACCAAGTCGATCGCTTTTTGCTGTCGGATATTCGATCGGGAACGCTCGATCGCCTGATGCAGATGCAAAACAATCAGTGCGTGGCAGTCGATGCCGAGACGCAGGCAGATCTAAACCAGTTTGCTGCCGATGTGCTGCAAGCCGCCAGTCAGGGCAAGCGATTCCTCTTCCGCAGTGCCGCCAGCCTGTTAACCGCCCTCGCCGCCCTTCCCCCCCAATCCGTCGCGCCGGAAGACATGGCAGCCTATGTGCGAGACGGAAAGCCCGGAGCGGTCATCGTCGGTTCCCACGTTAAGAAAACCACTGAACAGCTCGAAGACCTCCTGAAAGCGCCCGGCACAGAGGCGATCGAAGTAGACGTGGTGCATCTGCTTGAAGAATCCGCCGTCGAACGTGCCGACCTGCTTCAGCGCACCCTCGATCGCGTCTACGAAGCACACACCGCAGGCAAAACGCCCGTCGTTTATACCAGTCGCCAGGAACTCACCTTCCCCGACATTCAAACCCGCCTGGACTTCGGCGTTGCTGTTTCTACCCTGCTGATGGACATCGAGAAGGGACTGCCTGAGACGATCGGCTTCCTGATTAGCAAAGGCGGTATCACCTCCAACGACACCCTCAGCACTGGACTAGCACTCACCACCGCTCGCCTGTTGGGGCAAATCCTCCCCGGCGTTTCCGTCGTCCGCACCCCCGACGATCATTCCCGCTTCCCCCAACTCCCCGTCGTCCTGTTCCCCGGCAATGTGGGCGATCGATCGGCGCTTGCGGAGGTCTACCGTCGCCTGAGAAAACTAAACTGA